From Mya arenaria isolate MELC-2E11 chromosome 12, ASM2691426v1, the proteins below share one genomic window:
- the LOC128211738 gene encoding ctenidin-1-like: protein MYGGSGGYRRGMVGGYRVYGGQGGHGHGMMGGYGGYGGYGSGMGGYGSSMGGYGGGMGGGMMGGYGGYGSGMGGYGGYGSGMGGYGGYGSGMGGYGGGMGGGMMGGYGGYGQGMMGGYGGYGGQGMGGYGGGMGGGMGGGMIGGYGGYGGYGGGMMGGSGGYGGGMMGGFGRKKKGYY, encoded by the exons ATGTATGGCGGTTCTGGTGGCTACAGGCGAGGCATGGTGGGAGGTTATCGCGTATACGGAGGCCAGGGTGGACACGGCCATGGTATGATGGGAGGATACGGTGGATACGGAGGATACGGCAGCGGTATGGGAGGATACGGCAGCAGTATGGGAGGATACGGAGGCGGTATGGGAGGCGGCATGATGGGAGGATACGGTGGATACGGCAGCGGTATGGGAGGATACGGCGGATACGGCAGTGGTATGGGAGGATACGGTGGATACGGCAGCGGTATGGGAGGATACGGAGGCGGTATGGGAGGCGGCATGATGGGAGGTTACGGTGGATACGGCCAAGGCATGATGGGAGGTTATGGCGGATACGGAGGCCAAGGTATGGGAGGATACGGAGGCGGTATGGGAGGTGGTATGGGAGGCGGCATGATTGGCGGATATGGAGGTTATGGTGGATACGGAGGTGGAATGATGGGAGGTTCTGGTGGATACGGAGGTGGCATGATGGGAGGTTTCGGAC GCAAGAAGAAGGGATACTATTAA
- the LOC128211739 gene encoding zinc finger protein 629-like encodes MISFGQLQWFHVQAISDHGNQYQTPPDNQRSPMNDMTNYHAGPHVQHEASASRKQSFSSDCSDVTSAVFAALHPIADDIGYHDSTPSDYRSSCLHSQTPPLTSQLRLPSIRTSHVAANVMSEELDLGYSSFSDAAFLPEVADLTNVSSDSDDLFDVISPSFDDMIDDVLCDIDRQQEQYRAHVDLHLPETKENPLLSVSPSLPQDMSLYPRQTYQPDVQPLSPYTTYNPSSVTSPPLLPTVNTDNLAIFCGVCGKSFQTRAALKMHTTTHHGTRPHSCPYCNKSFTQKSTLRTHIRVHTGEKPYTCDHCTRAFSDYSTYRKHVRIHTGERPYVCDVCKKGFTQSGNMLRHREVHFKKQKK; translated from the coding sequence ATGATATCGTTCGGGCAGCTTCAGTGGTTCCACGTGCAGGCGATCTCGGACCATGGCAACCAGTATCAGACCCCTCCAGACAATCAGAGGTCGCCAATGAATGACATGACCAACTACCATGCGGGCCCGCACGTGCAGCACGAGGCATCAGCCAGCAGGAAACAATCATTCTCATCCGACTGCTCGGACGTTACATCAGCCGTGTTTGCAGCCCTTCATCCAATCGCAGATGACATTGGCTACCATGACAGCACGCCGTCTGATTACCGTTCCTCATGTTTGCACTCACAGACGCCCCCGCTGACGAGTCAGCTGCGACTGCCTTCCATCCGGACGTCGCACGTGGCAGCCAACGTCATGTCAGAGGAGCTTGACCTCGGCTACTCTAGCTTCTCCGACGCCGCCTTCCTTCCGGAAGTAGCAGACCTCACGAACGTTTCTAGTGACTCTGACGACTTGTTTGATGTCATATCGCCGTCCTTCGATGATATGATAGACGACGTTTTGTGCGACATCGACAGGCAACAGGAACAGTACCGAGCTCACGTTGATTTGCATCTACCCGAAACCAAGGAAAACCCTCTGTTGTCGGTCAGCCCGTCACTTCCACAGGACATGTCCCTCTACCCGAGACAGACCTACCAGCCGGACGTGCAGCCCCTATCCCCGTACACCACCTACAATCCGTCGTCCGTCACCAGCCCACCACTGCTGCCTACTGTTAACACTGACAACCTGGCCATCTTTTGTGGCGTATGCGGCAAATCCTTCCAGACTCGAGCCGCTCTCAAGATGCACACGACCACTCACCACGGGACCCGGCCCCACAGTTGCCCTTACTGCAACAAGAGTTTCACCCAGAAGTCCACGCTGCGCACACACATCCGGGTCCACACCGGGGAGAAACCGTACACCTGCGATCACTGCACGCGCGCGTTCAGCGACTACAGCACGTACCGGAAACACGTGCGCATCCACACGGGTGAGCGGCCGTACGTTTGTGACGTCTGCAAGAAGGGATTCACGCAGTCCGGCAACATGTTACGTCACCGAGAGGTCCACTTCAAGAAGCAGAAAAAGTGA
- the LOC128211740 gene encoding uncharacterized protein LOC128211740, with product MHQTLAVLLIVCLAVASAANWKRGWGGGGGGIGGYNGGGYNGGGGYNGGGGYIGGGGYNGGGGYNGGGGYNGGGGYNGGGYNGGGYNGGFNGGFNGGYRRGGGGIGGYPGVGGGIGGYPGVGGGIGGYPGGGGIGRPYPSKKYGR from the exons ATGCATCAGACGCTCGCTGTTCTCCTGATCGTGTGCCTGGCGGTCGCATCCGCGGCCAACTGGAAACGAGGCTGGGGCGGCGGTGGCGGTGGAATAGGAG GTTACAACGGCGGCGGATATAATGGAGGCGGCGGATATAACGGAGGCGGCGGATATATCGGAGGCGGCGGATACAACGGAGGCGGTGGATATAACGGAGGCGGCGGATACAACGGAGGCGGCGGTTACAACGGTGGCGGATACAACGGTGGCGGATACAACGGTGGATTCAACGGAGGGTTTAATGGTGGTTACCGTCGAGGTGGCGGTGGCATCGGTGGTTACCCAGGTGTAGGCGGCGGCATCGGTGGCTACCCAGGTGTAGGCGGCGGCATCGGTGGCTACCCAGGTGGCGGCGGCATCGGCCGTCCATACCCAAGCAAG AAATACGGTCGCTAG
- the LOC128211850 gene encoding golgin subfamily A member 7-like — translation MGQKMDDLSRIPVNQCPKVFVQRDYTNGTQLAFTTKFPQELEGKIDVQTFQKTVTKLNAMYEEAETLSGKTYCESCLACLTAYLSYICISTHYEQMLKKIRAYVNEQNQNVYQPRGLLLIDPVERGLRVLEICILTEQAGGR, via the exons ATgg GTCAAAAAATGGATGACCTGTCACGGATTCCCGTGAACCAATGTCCGAAAGTGTTTGTGCAAAGAGACTACACTAATGGGACACAGCTGGCATTTACGACTAAGTTTCCACAGGAGTTAGAGGGAAAG ATTGATGTGCAGACATTCCAGAAGACGGTAACAAAGCTGAACGCCATGTACGAGGAGGCTGAGACGTTGAGTGGAAAGACGTACTGTGAGAGCTGCCTGGCTTGTCTTACCGCCTACCTCTCCTACATCTGTATTTCCACACATTACGAGCAG ATGTTGAAGAAGATTCGTGCATACGTTAATGAGCAGAACCAGAATGTTTATCAGCCACGGGGGCTCTTGCTGATTGACCCCGTTGAGAGAGGCCTCAGAGTG CTGGAGATTTGTATCCTCACGGAGCAGGCTGGAGGCAGGTGA